In Mustela lutreola isolate mMusLut2 chromosome 4, mMusLut2.pri, whole genome shotgun sequence, the genomic stretch CAGTGTACTAGGGCCCTGTTGACTCTAATCCCACAGTCTGGAGGTGGGTGCTGTTGGGAGACAGGCACACTAACGCAGAGCCCTCCTTGGGATGCACTTAGAGCTGTAGGACACAGGTGTATATAAGGGGAAGTGAGGGGAACTGTGGTCAGTGGCTCTGGATAGCCTCACTTTACAAAAAATACTCATCTCCAAGGTCTGTTATTGCTTCAAAGTTTGCTATCACATCACCTTCAAAGACATGGGAGGGGAAACACTTTTAGGGTGGATGACCTAGCTGAAGAGGAACTTTGTTCCACTGGCAGGGAGATTCTAGGTGCCCTGGGATGAGGAGTTATATAAGGAAGGGTGGGCAGAACAAGCATGGGTTCTGTTGGTGATGTGCAGTCTTGGGTATCTGGGTGCCATGGGCACCTAAGTCACAACATGATATGGCTATGTGTCGTGGTAACCTCGATATGTGTCATAATGTTACAGGGTCACAGTGTATTATACTGCCCTTAACACACGGTGTCATGATGTCCCATGTGTTTTTGTATGGTTTGATCATGCAGCATGTAAGAAAGCCTGTGTGGGTCCTCATATATGTGTGTCATTTTTCCTAGGTCACATCTGTACATGTTTATATTAAGGAATACTGTGTCAAaatgtgtgtgtacctgtgtatgtgtgcatgtgttgggGCCTCCTTAATTAGGCCATTGGGTTTGAGTGAGTTGTATGGTATCAAGCTGTCTCTGTATGGCATCCGTCACCGTGATTTATCATTCTGTGTGTTACTATACATGCttgtcactgtgtgtgtgtgagagagagagacaaagacataGAAGTGTTCCTACCCAGGCAGAACTTGGGTTGGACATCACATTTAGAGGTCCAGCTATAGCACTGGAGCCAAGGGCCTTGGGTCAGCAGCCACGGAGGCCAATGCCACCTCCCCTTGGTGGCCTCACTGTCCCCAACCGCGCCCCATTATACAAGATGCCTGAGTGGACTTTCTTTGCCTGTGAAACCCGCTGGGCTTCCCTAACCCAGCCCCAGCTACTCTCACCATTCTCCTCCAGCCCTCTCCCAATACCCCAGCCCTCAGGGTTGATTTgtgatggtggggagggggatggaaggATAGTGGAGGTTAATGTGCCTTCCTGGGGTCTTCTCTCTTCCCAGGCCACCCTCCGGGGCCCACTAAAAAAGCGCTGAAGCAGCGGTTCCTCAAGCTGCTGCCTTGCTGCgggccccaggccctgccctcagTCAGTGAAAGCAAGTGCCTCTCCTGTGCTTCCGGGGGCGGGGCCCGTATGTGTCGGGGTGTGACCAGTGTGACATAAGCgggcctgcgtgtgtgtgtgtgtgtgtgtgtgtgtgtgcgtgtgtgcgcgcgcgcgcgacCGGTGGGGGTGGGCGCTAGTAGGTCCGAGTGTGGGGAGGGCCCAGCTACCCGGCAGGAGCCGGCGGAATGTGAGGGCGTGGCCAGTTGGGGGGGCGGGGCCCGATTGTTCCATGGGCGTCACCGATCAGCAAAATGAGTGAGCCCCGGGTGTTTGGGCGTGGCCAGAGTGGCAGGACTGAGGCCTGAGACTGCGTGGGTATGGCCAATGTGGCGGGGCAAGACCAGACAGCTGTGAGCTCTGTGCGTGCCAGAGTGCCTACGTCTGTGGCCCCCTGCCCGCCCCGGGCATGTTTTGGGCCTCGAGATGCATGTCTCCCCTGCCCTGACCTGGCTGGATGCAGGTGCCTAGGATGGAGCCCACCTTCCTCCAGATGCCAGGATACTTGGGTTTCCTAGACCCAGCTGGTCCTGAACTGAGTGGCCTCACTTTGTCTCCAGGCCTGTTTCCTCCGTTTGGGCCTTGCCCACCCCATAGGATCATACTGAATTTTGCAAGCCAGGGAGACCCATTTGTAGTTATTTGAGAGTGTCATTGTGTTTCATTCCACTGGGTCCCACGTGGGGGTCGACATGCATGTGTGCGTGGGGTCTGTTTCGTGTGTGTCTGTGCTCGTTCATTATGTGTGCCTCTGCGcgcgggggtggggtgtgtgcaTTTGTAACACGCAGGTCTGTGAGATTTGCTGTTGAGTGAGGGGTGAGgtgtgtgtctgcctttggccggGTCTTCCACTTTCTCGGTGACAGTTCGCTCCCTTCAGCATTAGCAGTCCCAGCTTCCCTCCGCCCCCACAGACCCCGCCCGCTGGACCCAGGTGACTTACTTTCCTGGTGGGGGCGGGCACGGGGGCCTTCGGGAACGTGGGGTGGGAGCACTTGCCTGGGGTCTTGATGTTGGGAGCTGGGCAGGACTGAAATAGGGCCATGGACGAAGCCTTAGCTAAGGTTTACCGGGAGCAGGGTAGGGGTGGGGTCTGGATGGGCTTGGCTGGAGCTGGGCGGGGCATGGCTCGAGCATGGCTGGGGTAGGCGGGGATTGGCTGGAGGGAAGGATCTGGGCGGGGCAAGTATGGGGCtgaggtgatggggtgtggggcTGCATTGGGGAAAGGCCCCGAGCTTGGACCCTCAGACGCTTCCTCTTGAATCCGGTTTCTCTACCCCTCCCTTTCTGGGACGAAGATGGGGCTGGAGGCCTTCCCCTTCAACTAGGTCAAGGGCCCAGGGGCCAGCGATGAGTCGGACccctggctctggggccaggccTGCCGATGGGTCCAGCCAACTGATAGACCTGGAAGCTAACCAGCGTCTTTTCTTTGCCTTGATATTCGGGGTCCAGGGAATTGGCAGGCTGATCTCTGGTGTTAGAGTTGGGGAGGATGGGTGGGTCGGTGATTTTGAAGAGGGTTCATGGAGGCCGGGCCTGAGGCGCGgctgtccccctctccccccacactGCCTCCCTGCAGACAGCGTGGAGGATGAGTTTGAACTGTCCACGGTGTGTCACCGGCCAGAGGGTCTGGAGCAGCTGCAGGAGCAAACCAAATTCACGCGCAAGGAATTGCAGGTCCTGTACCGGGGCTTCAAGAATGTGAGTGCAAAGCAGGGCTGAACTGGGTGAGGGGACTTCTAAGATTGGTCTGGATGCTTTAGGAATgtgagaggaaaggggagggggagggacccCTCTTCCCTAGACTTACAGCGGGAGGCTCTGGCCAATTTGAGGCAAGGTGGAGCCTGTAGACTGGCCTGCTGGTTAGTTCTGTGTTTTTCAAACTTGTGCACGGAGAACCCTTTCCTTCCTAAAAAGAACTATATGGTGAGCCCCCGGTGACAGGaatgttttccttctctgggagCCTCTGGCATGGAGTAGGTGGTGGTGAGTGGAATGGGGTTTTGTTCTGCCCTCAGTCTGGTTTCTgactctccccccacctcccaggagtGTCCCAGCGGAATTGTCAATGAGGAGAACTTCAAGCAGATTTACTCTCAGTTCTTTCCTCAAGGAGGTGAGGGGGCAAGGCCTGAGATGAAGCAGCTATCCATCTCTAggctgagctggggagagggctCTGGAGGGGCTGGGAATGCCAAGTGATAAGAGGGGTTTGGGGAATCCCACAGAAGGAGGAAGTCATCTCCTGTCTGAAAGCCAAACTTATCCACCCTTATCCTACAGACTCCAGCACATATGCCACTTTTCTCTTCAATGCCTTTGACACCAACCATGATGGCTCTGTCAGTTTTGAGGTGAGCTGGAGGAGGGTGGGTCAGGGAGGCCTGTTTCTTGGGGCTTCAGGGCCAGGATCCATAGGCCAAGCCCATATTGGAGATTGGGTAAAGGGCATCTGAATAtctcctctgtctccttcccagGACTTTGTGGCTGGTTTGTCGGTGATTCTCCGGGGAACCATAGACGACAGACTAAACTGGGCCTTTAACTTATATGACCTCAACAAGGATGGCTGCATCACCAAGGAGGTGTGGGGCAACTGAAGAGTTGGAGAGCTTTTATGTGTGGGGGGAGGTGCAAAGGGCCCCTAGGAGGAAAATGTGACTCACGCATGCTTCATCAGCGAAGGGTGAGGTCTGCCCTAGGCTCTAGGCCTCCTGATTTGGAGCCTGGAGGTTCTGAGGAaggattcttttctctcttggctTAACAGGAAATGCTTGATATCATGAAATCCATCTATGACATGATGGGCAAGTATACCTATCCTGCACTCCGAGAGGAGGCCCCAAGGGAGCATGTGGAGAGCTTCTTCCAGGTGCCTGGGACTGGGTAGGCTGGAGGGTCCTGCAGTGAAGGGAAGGAGGCAAGGTCCTGGCAGGGAACTTGACTgaattctgccttcctctctcctgtcATCCCTCCTGTTCTACCTGACTACTTTTTGGCAGAAGATGGACAGGAACAAGGATGGCGTGGTGACCATTGAGGAATTCATTGAGTCTTGCCAAAAGGTATGGACCCCTGCCAGCCACATTTCCATGATCTGGACTCAGGGTCCAATTCAGTGATGTAAGAGAAAGTTCCTTTGGGGAGAGTATCATCTCCCTAACTTGCCCACACACCTGAGTCCAGTTCCTTCACAACTTGGGGAGGACTGTCCCTTCGCTACTTCAGATCTCTCGGGTGTCTCCTTCCTTGCTGCCTCTGTCTCTGAATGTCCCGATTTCAGGTGAATGTCCCTCTCTGTGTCGCTGATaagctcttttttatttctctctctctctccattctgcccctcccccaccatggcTACAGGACGAGAACATCATGAGGTCCATGCAGCTCTTTGACAATGTCATCTAGCTCCCTAGGAAAGGGGGTCAGTTGTCCTGGGGAGACCATACTCTAGCCCTAGTGCAGGTGGAACTAGCCCTCTCTTCCCAGGTCTGTCCTCATCCTAGCCCAGCCCTGGGGGCTGTAGGAATCTAAGAGCCTGGGGATTCAGTGGTCCAGATTGCTGGAGCTAAAGGGGCCAGGGCATGGTTAGAATGTATCTGTGGGGTATTCCCAACTCCCAACAGTTCCCACCCTCTTCCTGCCTGACACTCAGTGCTGAGGGTACCCCTGCTATAGGAAATAAGTGGTTCTCCACCTTCCATCGCCACTTTAGAAACTACAACACTAGACAAAATGTCTCCTGCTATGGTGCTTTCCCTATCCCTGACCTCATATGCATTTCCTCTAAGATTTCCTTCTCAGAGAGTCTGCTCTGTCCATGCACTGACTGGCCTTTCAGACCCGGGCCTTTGAGAGCCTTGTAGGAGGGGGACAAGAAGGCCTGAGCCAAGTGGTTAGATCATAGATGGCTGGGGTAGAGTTCAGAAAGGCCTGGAGATTGTCAGTGACACCTTAAAGTCATGCCAGACTATAGCTCTGAGCTCCACAGGTTTGCCATTCCAGGCTATCAGAATATGCATTTCAGGCCCTTCAGAAGACTCTTGTCTCCTTGGAAATATACCCCAGAAATTTCCATACTCTCCTCAGTATTCCAGGAGAGCCTGGGATCCTGATGTTTGGCTCATGCCTGGAATTCCTTCCTCTCCTTACTTTCTGTTTGTGGGGGTGGAGGCAGCAGCAGGGGAATATGGGTGGGAGATGTCCCAGCTGTATCTGCCAAAGTTTTAGCCTTCCCTCCCTGATGGCTACAACTTAAGTTTTCATTTGCCATTTCTTCTAGACTTGGAGGCATGGAGTGAGTCAGGGACCATCCAGTGGATGCCTtagaagaaaggggaaggagggaggcaggcataGCCTGCCTGTGAGGGGGCATTCACTAGAATCTTTGATCTACCCAGGCTCTGTTCCCACACCCCACATAGCCTCCTGAATTCCTACTTAGGGTCTCCTCTTGCTTTATTCGGTCTACCCAGAGATGCCCCTGTACACACCTAGAAGGCAGGGACCACCCTTGCCATGCTGCCACCCTTTAATAAACCTGCTCGTTCCATTTAGCTCACCCTCCCAGTCAGTCAGGATCTGAGGGGAAGGGCCCTGAGGGAGCCCCCTTTCCCATCAGAACACTGTTGACTGCTTTGCATTTTTGGCTCCTCtgtatattttgtaaaataaaaaaatacaccaaTCCAATAAAACACAATGGCTATGCACAGGCTGCTGTCTCTGCCTTTTTGTCCCTCCTACTCCACACATACTTCACAACACTAATTCCTGCACCTGTAGACTTTTAGATTCCAAAGAAAGTGCCTTTCTTTCCCATAGCATAACCTACCCCTGGCAGGAGATCGAGACACAGGTTCCGGAAGGATTGGAAACCTACCTGACCTCAGAGAGGTCCCCATGTGAATCTCTATTCCACATCCTTAGAGGAGATGAGAGACAGGGTATTAATATCCCAAAGATTATACCAAACCAGCTGTCTTTTTGCTAGATATTCTTAcaagttaagaattttttttttttgaatcaagAATTTGTAATTTACAGACATCTTAGTTAACCTCAAAGTGCTTTCCTTGCAGGGGATTCCCTTTAGTTTCTAAAGAAAGTTCCTTTGGGAACTTATGTCCAGTATGGACATGGTTTGTGTGTCTACACCAGCCACATTCCTAAAGCATCCAGGCCAAAGGATCAGATGGGGTGGACCCAGGCACCATGGAGCAAGTGACACAAAGGGTAATGGAGACTTCGTATGTGGAATGGCtacctttctttgttttgtttctggagaGGGGCCACCAAGTGGTAGGTTCCTCCCATCCTTCTCTAGGGTACCATTATGTGGTGGCTAAGCTTCACTATCCATAGTGGGGGGATCAGGCTCTCTCTTCCATCACTGTAAACATTGACAAGATCAACGGAGGAGTATGGtgtccaagaaagaaaaatttacttCCAGAATCCATCATTTTGTCATCTGTGTTTCCTGTTCACATTATCACGCAACTATCTGCTCCATAAGTCCTTGGATTTCTTTGGGTCATAGCCCCTCTGAAGGATCTGATGGAAGTTATGGACCCaatgtccagaagaaaaaaaaagcacacttgTTCATATGTGTTTGTATCCCTGAAGCCCGGTCATGGATCTGAAGTTAAGAACCTGTGGTCTAGTCTTTCTCTCAGCCTTCCAttgtacagaaaaggaaacaggccCAAAGAGGGGAGAGGACCTGCTCAAGGTCACTTAGTGAGTTTATAGGAGGAAAGAGACCAGACCCAGTCTCCCAAGTCTCTGCCCAGGGTTGCCTTGGGACATAGTAGAGATTTGTGAGTGAAAGATGAATGCCATGCATAACATACATAGTCTAAACAAGGTGACACTGTGACAGGTTCTCATGGTACCCTATACTTTTCCTTTGTGGCACTTCTCTGTttgttactgtatatttatttgagtggTTGTCTTCTTTGATACCATAAGTTTCTGAGGGCTGCTTGAGTACCTAGACTAGGTTTCCTGCCCCCCCATCCTATTCTTGAGGCCTATCATATAATGGGTATTCAATAATTGTGTGAATAATTGTATGATTGGATGAATGAGCatggtgagtgtgtgtatgtatcttaGGTATGGAGACAGTCTCTATGTTTTAGGGTTCATTCAAATTTAAGGGAAATTGAAGTCTAAGGCTGGGTGAGGTGAGAACCCAGAGCTAAGGCACACATATGGGATCCAGAAATAAACAGGAGGTAggcattctgatattttttttctggcCACTGGTTGGGTTCTGAATGTTGTCAGCTGTTCCATCTCAAAACACTCCTTTCATGCCTTCTGGTATTTCATCCTCTCCTGGTTTCCTCTTACCTTTCTGGCCACTGCTTCTCAGCACTTGCTTGGATACTCATCCTTTTCAACTGGAATTCTAATGTTGAGCCCCATAGAAGAGACTCAGGTCTCTTCTCCAAATCACATCCAGTCCCATGGCTTTAAACACCATCTATATGCAGAGGATTTCTAAATTTATATCCCCAGAATTCTCCTCTGAGCTTCAAAACCCGCATATCCAATTGACTATTTGACATATTCATGTGGACCTGTAATGGTCAAACTTAAcgtgttcattttttaaaaagattttatttatttgacagaaagacagtgtgtccaagcaagaggagcagcaggtggaggaagagggagaagcaggcttcccactgagcaaggagctggactcagggcttgatcccaggaccctgggatcagacctgaactgaaggcagatgcttaactaactgagccacccaggagccccactctttttaatttttttaagatttgtatttatttatttgacagagagagagagagaaaaacttaacATGTTCACATGTCCAAAATGGAGCTTtgtggggtgcctgcatggcttggtcgttaagtgtctgcctttggctgaagtcatgattccagggtcctgggatccagccccgcatagggcttcctgctctgtgggaagcctgcttctctctctcactccccctgcttgtgttctgttccctctctgtcaaataaataaaatctttaaaaaaaaaatgtgtagcttTGATTCAATGCTTTTTCAGTCTTCCTACTTAATAAATGATACCATCTACCTGGTTGTTCAGGTCAAAATTTAGtagtcttcatttcttcctttccctctactcctttattttattattattatttttaaagtaatctgtgcttaacatggggcttgaactcacaattccCAGACTCTACCAATTGTGCCAGGTAGGCACCCCCTCCCTCTACTCGTTTAATCAGTGATGATTCCACCACCAAAAGTAcagtccctctctctgtctccactcCTAGGCCATACCATTATCATGGCTCACTCGCAGATTGCTTCTTATTTTTCCATCTGAAGTGGCCCTTCCTTGCTGTGGTTACTCTTTAGCACATCACTTGATTTCCTCCCTTCATGGAACCTATTATAAACTGAGACCCTGTGTATGTACTGAATTATTATATGTTTCTCTAACCAGAATTTAAACTCTGTGAATGTAGGGCCCTatctcattcattccacaaatatttatcaaaggcCTACTAACCTCTGGTTCCTGTTGGAGGTACTAGGGGTAGAGGTATGgtttggagagagagtgtgtggcaGAAATTTAAGTTTGAGAGGTGTAGATATGGAGAGTGGATCTTGCCTGGGCCATGGATTCCAGAGTCTGGACAGCAGATGAAATAGTGGCTGCTGATTTGCTAGCAGTTGACAAGTGTGAAGCAAAGATGAAAGCGTGGTAAGACTAAGGGCTGAGATTAGCCGGAATGATAACCCCAAATCCTCCAAGGGACCACAATATCCAATGAAGCTTCTTATGGCTTCAGCTGGCATCACAAGAGGTCCCCTAAGAAAATACTTGCCTCTAACCCCCATCTCAACACTTATGACTAAAAAGAAAGAGGGATTATAAGAGTCCCTGGAGCTACAAGTTGGGTTACCGCTGGAGGAGCTGAAGATGATACCGACAATATTAAATCTTAATGATCCGAAAGTGACTAATGCTCCTTTACATGTATACCTCACAAGCTGAAACAGATCTCTTAACcgatataaatgtaaataaagggTCTATGACAGGGCTACACGGAGCTCTGAGCACAAACGGCCGGCCAAAAGAGGACCCGAGCCCATCTAGGGCCCAGGAAATGATTCCTTAAGGAAATAATGTTTGTGTTAAGGCCCAAGAATCTCACTTCTTCCTTAAACACAGTTCATGCTCCCCAATCCCAAAGATGCCAGGTCTTTTCACCCCTCGCCACAATTGTACCATCTGTCCCACCAGCCTGGAGTGCTCTCTTCGCTTCCTCTCTACTCAGTctaactcctactcatcctttacGTTCCAGCTCAAAAGTAAAGCCATGGCTGCCACCTCTCTCCAAAGGAGGATTAAGTCAGTTCCTCCTCTGAGCTCCCGCAACACCTGGGTTCACCGTGTGGGGGGTGTGCATGTACTTGCTTGTCACCACCACCATACTGTGAGCTCACAGTGGCCCAAGAGCCCAGGAAGAGGGAAGCTCAACTAGTCTCCGCCGAGCGAAGGGATGAACTAAGGACAATTTTTAAGGGGTTAGCACCCAGCTGTGGGTAGGGGAAAATGACTCAAGGCAGAGGGGTGAGCTGAGCTCCTCCGAATGTTGTCTTCAGAGAACCGATCCTGGGTCAGGCTGATGTAATGAGACAACCTATTAGAAGAATCTCAACAGAAAATAGGTCAGTTTCTTCCTATCTCTTTAAGAATTAGAGGCTTCATTTCCGCGCCTGCGCATTGAGAGAGTAAACGCCTCTTTTTCACCCTCCTATCCCAACCCTATTGCCCCAACTGGCTGCAGCCTCCTCCCATACTCCCCTTCTTCAGAAGAGGTAATGGTCCGTTCCAGAGCGCCAGGCTTGTTTTAGAGGGAGGCAAACATAAATGGTACGCTCCATTACCTTCATTACCTTCCGCTTTTCTCGTCTCCTCTGTTCTATTTCCCCCTGCCAAGTGAAGCTCAATAGGCTAGCccaaaaggaggagggggagtcGGGCTGAGAGGACCGGTCTGAGCCGGTCTCCGGCGCAGGCGCAGTGCGGATAAACAGGAAGCGGGCGGTGGAGGCTGTGTTGGAAGAGACCTAAGGGCTTAAGGGGGCGAACGGCGGAAGAACTAAGATTTTCCGGAGGCACTAGAGGCTAACTGCAAGCAAGAGACGGAGGTCTGGCTATCTGCCTCCAAGGGACGAGAGGTCGCGGCCTCGCTCTCCGCTTAGGCTTCTGGCTCCCCAGCTTAGGTAGAGGCAGCGGCTGACAAAGGGCTAGCGCCGGTGCCGCCGCCCTTCTCATCCGGGCATTCGGGTCCCTgcggagggtgggggggaagggtagagggggaggggaaggagcaggaaggGCGTGCGCTTGGAGCCGAGGCCCTTTCCAGGGCTCCGGGCCGGCGGCCCAACGGACGGAGGCCGAGGAGGACCTGCAGAGGTGGCGGCGGCCGCGGGCAGGAGGATGGTGCAGAAGGAGAGCCAGGCGGCGCTGGAGGAGCGGGAGAGCGAGCTCAACTCCAACCCTGCCGCCTCCGCGGGGGCATCCTTGGAGCCGCCAGCAGCTGCGGCCCCTGGAGAAGACAACCCAGCCGGGGCCGGGGCAGCAGCGGTGGTCGGGGCGGCAGGAGGGGCTCGGAGGTTCCTATGTGGCGTCGTGGAAGGTGAGCGCTCTGGCGCGGGCTGGGCGACGGCGTTCTCCCTCCGGTTTCGCCCCAATACTAACACAACCTCTCTTCGTGAAGGGGGTGCTTTAGGAGGTCTTAAAAGGGGGTCACCTTTTTGCCCCCGAAACTTGACCTTCCATAGATGAGGGGAGAGGTGAGACGGTGGGCAAGTCTTCCTGGCGCTCGCTTCTCCTTTCACGTTGTTATGCAGCATTGAATTCTCCTCCGGCTATTAACTGGCCTGACCCCACCCGCCCTGAGCTGGAGCCAGGCCTGCTCCTGCGGAGGCGGTGGTAAGGAGCCTGGTGTTAGGCTCGGCTCTGAGTTGTACGTCTTTGTACCTCGAGATCCTGTTTCCTAGAGTGGTCTCTTCAAATGATAAAACGTATGTAGTGCTGCTGTCCTCACCCTTTggagaaacaaaaaatcaacctACACAGATGTGCTTATATTCCTGGAGTGAAGAGACGCACAGTTGGGCCTAGGGATTTACAAATTCCTTTtgctcagtttttttgtttttgttttttgctggcCGGTCCGCATGCCCCCACCCTTTGGAGTTTCTTTAGCAGCCTAGAAAATTGTCCTTTGCCAGCTGCTGTGCTTTGGCTCTGGGGGATGGAGCTTTGGCTTTAATAGTATCagagataggggcgcctgggtggctcagtgggttaagccgctgccttcggctcaggtcgtgatcacagggtcctgggatcgggccccgtgtcgggctctctgctcagtggggagcctgcttcctcctctctctctgcctgcctctctgcctgcttgtgatctctctctgtcagataaataaataaaatcttaaaaaaaaaaatgttaatctttaaaaaaaaaaatagtatcagaGATAGAGAATTTGAATTTAGGGACTGCAGAGAGGATTAAAAATGCCCTTCTGATTGTACCGTCCCATTTCGAAAAAATgccgacctttttttttttcttttcttggttgtTGGGGAAAATGGCGTGAAGACTAACACAGTTTATGAATATAGTGCATAAATGATCTACTGAACATTATATGAAATCTCCAGTTACTTGCGTTATTGATTTTTCTTGAATACAGAacgtattttaatttttagaagtctTTGGGCCTACCTAGACTTTCCTAGCTGTTTGCTTTATTTGTTGTCTCTAATATATAATGGTGTGCATAGGGGTAACCCTGTATAAAAATTAGTCTTTACAGAAACCCAAAAAGGTATGGAGAATTAGAAGGGTTGCCCTATTGGTTGAAAGCTTCAGCTTTTCCAACGTTAGCGTGTATATTCATTTGAAGGATGGGTGGTGGTTGTGGTTGTGGTATTTTAGATAAAGCTTAATTACAGGGGAGAACAGATTAATATGTAGCTACAAGTAAAGAGTGAAATAATTCACAAGTTAAAGGTCTTGCAGAATTTGGGGGAAAGACAGAAtggaaaactatatatatatgattggAGTCCTTGTTTTTGAAAACATGATTATTTTGTGTGACTTAATCTGTTGGTGTATTCTTTGGGCTTGTTTCCGTGCAGGGAGATTCTAGAAAAAGTCTGTATTTTGTCACCACAGATTTTGGGGTGGAAGGTTGAGAAGGAGTGCTAGGGGATATATAGAAATCTTAGAGCTAGGCTAGAATGAAGCTAAAGAAGCTTACCTGTTAAATCTTAAGCGATTACGGAGAAAATCTCGTGGTTTAAGTaagctgttgttttttttccccagaacagTATTGAAAGGGAACTACTCAGAATAGAGTTGTCGGTCATCTgttgttcctcctctctctgtatgTATGTTTTTTTGGTGACTGAGCACctgatttggggggaggggtagttGGTTggtcccatttttattttttttatttttttttttttttaaaacattactgatttttttttttttttttttttagattttatttatttgtcagagagagagagagggagagagcgagcacaagcagacagaatggcaggcagagacagagggagaagcaggctccctgccgagcaaggagcccgatgtgggactcgatcccaggacgctgggatcatgacctgagccgaaggcagctgcttaaccaactgagccacccaggcgtccctggttggtcccatttttaaaatgagtgaagaaaggaaattctggaaGCACTGGCAGGAttccttattaaaaattttctttctctcacagaCCTTTTGTTGGTCATAACTCACGTAATAGCACTATTTCCCCTTTGTGGTGACAATTAACCGAAACCATGAACCTGTCAGCAAAGTTAGGGTTTCTGAAgacaaaatgtttcttttatatattgGAACAACTCTGAAGGAGCATATAATGGCTgttctttaagagaaaaatgataagGCCAAGTGTAGTAGGAAATCTAGAAAGACTTGTGTAATATTTACCAAatgtggatgcctgggtggctcagtgggttaagcctctgccttcggctcaggtcatgatctcggggtatcttggggtcctgggccgcatcgggctctctgctcggcagggagcctgcttcctcctctctctctgctggtctctgcctatttgtgttctctgtctctctctgtgtcaaataaataaataaatcttaaaaaatacatacatttaccAAATGT encodes the following:
- the KCNIP2 gene encoding Kv channel-interacting protein 2 isoform X8: MNLEGLEMVAVLVVLALFVKVLEQFGLFEPVSLEDSVEDEFELSTVCHRPEGLEQLQEQTKFTRKELQVLYRGFKNECPSGIVNEENFKQIYSQFFPQGDSSTYATFLFNAFDTNHDGSVSFEDFVAGLSVILRGTIDDRLNWAFNLYDLNKDGCITKEEMLDIMKSIYDMMGKYTYPALREEAPREHVESFFQKMDRNKDGVVTIEEFIESCQKDENIMRSMQLFDNVI
- the KCNIP2 gene encoding Kv channel-interacting protein 2 isoform X10: MRGQGRKESLSDSRDLDGSYDQLTDSVEDEFELSTVCHRPEGLEQLQEQTKFTRKELQVLYRGFKNECPSGIVNEENFKQIYSQFFPQGDSSTYATFLFNAFDTNHDGSVSFEDFVAGLSVILRGTIDDRLNWAFNLYDLNKDGCITKEEMLDIMKSIYDMMGKYTYPALREEAPREHVESFFQKMDRNKDGVVTIEEFIESCQKDENIMRSMQLFDNVI
- the KCNIP2 gene encoding Kv channel-interacting protein 2 isoform X9 translates to MNRCPRRCRSPLGQAARSLYQLVTGSLSPDSVEDEFELSTVCHRPEGLEQLQEQTKFTRKELQVLYRGFKNECPSGIVNEENFKQIYSQFFPQGDSSTYATFLFNAFDTNHDGSVSFEDFVAGLSVILRGTIDDRLNWAFNLYDLNKDGCITKEEMLDIMKSIYDMMGKYTYPALREEAPREHVESFFQKMDRNKDGVVTIEEFIESCQKDENIMRSMQLFDNVI
- the KCNIP2 gene encoding Kv channel-interacting protein 2 isoform X6, with amino-acid sequence MNRCPRRCRSPLGQAARSLYQLVTGSLSPDSVEDEFELSTVCHRPEGLEQLQEQTKFTRKELQVLYRGFKNECPSGIVNEENFKQIYSQFFPQGDSSTYATFLFNAFDTNHDGSVSFEDFVAGLSVILRGTIDDRLNWAFNLYDLNKDGCITKEEMLDIMKSIYDMMGKYTYPALREEAPREHVESFFQKMDRNKDGVVTIEEFIESCQKTWRHGVSQGPSSGCLRRKGKEGGRHSLPVRGHSLESLIYPGSVPTPHIAS